From a single Salmo salar chromosome ssa22, Ssal_v3.1, whole genome shotgun sequence genomic region:
- the tpgs1 gene encoding tubulin polyglutamylase complex subunit 1, which produces MEQDEHPQRLRFPNGAVLRNESLPSLPRTTMAEKRRSGGTSGMSESKPTKTDSEREFLSQAGVGELLRGALLKMVEARSEDPMGFLADHFSNQASEAENGTGGCCSDDLLNLGAGAHEQQQLSRALWHLRLAHHSQRSAFSNNVRVAYDLLTQTGPQRRGAVGPSGPAGQCSSNNPGGGVRGRLYTHTLQCLCSEGGVPISTSAPLLRRLYCQDHEAVPYDIFRHGVLTCAVFSDYIRRAQRLYAEVCGPAEGPAGRTLCLAVLGTLHEALETSRSDGGSSDANHYSNANAKANPYLEAKVSRYLEASAKISPGKLAQAMAGAEPAGGNMDAKEFEDAAAELFIARVRVVC; this is translated from the exons ATGGAGCAGGATGAGCATCCACAACGATTACGTTTTCCAAACGGAGCTGTCCTGAGGAACGAATCACTTCCGTCACTACCTAGAACGACTATGGCGGAGAAACGTCGGTCCGGGGGAACTTCGGGGATGTCCGAATCCAAACCGACCAAGACCGACTCCGAGCGGGAGTTCCTATCGCAGGCGGGAGTCGGGGAGTTACTCCGGGGGGCTCTGCTAAAAATGGTAGAGGCCAGGTCGGAGGACCCAATGGGGTTTTTGGCAGACCATTTCAGTAATCAGGCCTCGGAGGCTGAGAATGGGACGGGTGGATGCTGCAGCGATGATTTGCTAAACCTCGGCGCAGGCGCAcacgagcagcagcagctgagtcGAGCCCTATGGCACCTGCGTCTAGCGCATCACTCTCAGAG ATCTGCCTTCAGCAACAACGTCCGTGTGGCCTACGACCTGCTAACGCAGACAGGGCCCCAGCGGCGAGGAGCAGTGGGTCCCAGTGGCCCTGCTGGTCAATGCAGCTCTAACAACCCAGGTGGGGGGGTCAGGGGccgcctctacacacacaccctccag TGTCTCTGCAGCGAGGGAGGTGTCCCCATCTCCACTTCAGCCCCTCTGCTACGCCGGCTCTACTGCCAGGACCATGAGGCCGTGCCCTACGACATCTTCAGGCACGGTGTGCTGACGTGTGCTGTGTTTTCTGACTACATCCGGCGGGCGCAGAGGCTGTACGCGGAGGTCTGCGGCCCAGCTGAGGGGCCTGCTGGTCGGACACTATGTCTTGCCGTGCTGGGCACCCTCCATGAAGCCCTGGAGACCTCCCGGTCTGATGGTGGCTCCTCAGATGCTAACCACTACTCTAATGCTAACGCTAAGGCCAATCCCTACCTAGAGGCTAAGGTTAGCCGCTACCTGGAGGCGAGTGCTAAGATCTCGCCCGGAAAGCTGGCCCAGGCTATGGCTGGAGCGGAGCCAGCCGGGGGCAACATGGACGCCAAGGAGTTTGAGGACGCTGCGGCAGAGCTCTTTATCGCTCGAGTAAGAGTTGTGTGTTAG